A single region of the Parasphingorhabdus litoris DSM 22379 genome encodes:
- a CDS encoding TonB-dependent receptor — protein MKSVLRVSLLATSIMVSAPAYAQAESGAEAADEDPNVIIVTARKTAESINDAPVAVTAFTSESLDEQNLRDVNDIATLTPGLSFSQAFGRGTDRPVIRGLGNVLAGVQFGVESGASVFIDGALFRGDIQSINFDALERVEVVKGSQSALYGRNTYSGAINFITKNPGDEFGGQVRGRIAEFGEYEVTGSLDLPIIPGVLAARVDGRYYNYEGEFTNQISGRQDVGGERTTSFAGTLFYTPTDDFDFRIRVGYQKDRDEEFPRTLQFASENNCEPGFRSVRFRNFGARGQNDNDNQYFCGVLRPDPDNIFLNTDEPGIFNGGPNLDSTTPGLAGISGISLERWTLNSKMNWDIGGSGWVFSTVTGYRHDETFTGFDSDHSNLNLFFGPPSASEAFFSSTNRRIFEDFSIEAKIFSPEDQPIRGLLGVYYYDFRRKQFDITKQSGRAGTDFFRDNDNQIETIENKSIFGRIEADLGETVTIGVEGRYLDEEKGFLEIVGATATTDGELVETEPFRTKDFVPRVTVDWQPDPDTLVYAIYTEGNKPGGLNGSIGAANGLPTYEDETLRGGELGIKKTWLNGQLQTNFSLFYNEIKSVQLTQPVLTTPGAGTATTSVASNQGDAEVKGFELEVIMRPVEQFTVTTTAAYTDAKFTRGCDEFEYTLNSGGLKQPVGLEGRPNDPEYALCDISGRRLPLGSDWQLSAAFDWRDDLSDTMEYFINFNISHESSKFVQVHNRAKTGSATIGGAKLGIGGENWEVAVFGRNLFDEDSTPLATRWLDFGYGFAPRDIPFGALAAAGQRADTSGPRAFFIPLRRGRSFGAEATFKF, from the coding sequence ATGAAATCAGTACTGCGTGTTTCATTGCTGGCAACCAGCATTATGGTATCCGCGCCAGCCTATGCGCAAGCAGAGTCCGGTGCAGAAGCAGCAGACGAAGATCCCAATGTAATCATCGTCACAGCACGCAAAACGGCGGAATCAATCAACGATGCCCCTGTCGCTGTGACCGCATTCACATCTGAAAGTCTCGACGAGCAAAACCTGCGGGACGTGAATGATATTGCGACGCTGACACCGGGTTTGAGTTTCAGTCAGGCTTTTGGTCGCGGCACGGATCGTCCGGTTATTCGCGGTCTTGGTAACGTTCTGGCCGGGGTGCAGTTTGGCGTTGAATCTGGCGCATCAGTTTTCATAGACGGCGCGCTGTTCCGCGGCGATATCCAATCGATCAACTTTGATGCTCTGGAACGAGTCGAAGTGGTGAAAGGTTCACAATCGGCGCTCTATGGCCGGAATACCTATTCGGGCGCGATTAACTTCATCACCAAAAATCCAGGTGATGAATTTGGCGGGCAAGTTCGCGGCAGAATTGCCGAATTCGGCGAATATGAAGTGACCGGCAGTCTTGACCTGCCGATCATTCCCGGCGTTCTCGCAGCGCGCGTTGATGGCCGTTACTATAATTACGAAGGCGAGTTTACCAACCAGATTTCCGGTCGCCAGGATGTTGGTGGCGAACGAACGACGTCTTTTGCAGGAACGCTGTTCTACACGCCGACAGATGACTTCGATTTCCGGATCCGTGTCGGATATCAAAAAGACCGGGATGAGGAATTTCCGCGTACGCTGCAATTTGCCTCGGAAAATAATTGTGAACCTGGTTTTCGAAGTGTCCGCTTCCGGAACTTTGGTGCGCGAGGACAGAATGACAATGACAACCAGTATTTCTGTGGTGTGCTTCGTCCGGATCCCGACAATATTTTCTTGAACACCGATGAACCAGGAATCTTCAACGGAGGACCAAACCTTGATTCTACGACGCCAGGCTTGGCTGGTATTTCGGGTATTTCATTGGAACGCTGGACGCTGAACAGCAAAATGAACTGGGATATTGGCGGCTCCGGCTGGGTCTTCAGCACAGTGACCGGTTATCGCCATGACGAGACTTTTACAGGGTTCGATTCCGATCACAGCAATCTCAACCTCTTCTTCGGGCCGCCATCCGCATCCGAAGCCTTTTTCTCCTCCACGAACCGGAGAATTTTCGAAGATTTCAGCATCGAAGCGAAAATTTTCAGCCCCGAAGATCAGCCTATTCGCGGATTGTTGGGCGTCTATTATTATGATTTCCGGCGCAAGCAGTTTGATATCACTAAGCAATCTGGTCGCGCCGGCACGGACTTTTTCCGTGACAATGACAACCAGATTGAGACGATCGAGAATAAATCGATCTTCGGACGCATCGAAGCGGATCTGGGTGAAACCGTAACCATTGGTGTTGAGGGCCGTTATCTGGATGAGGAAAAAGGCTTTCTTGAAATTGTGGGGGCGACCGCAACAACCGATGGTGAGCTTGTTGAAACGGAACCCTTCCGGACCAAGGATTTCGTGCCTCGCGTGACCGTGGACTGGCAACCTGATCCAGATACGCTGGTCTATGCTATCTATACCGAGGGTAACAAGCCGGGCGGCCTTAATGGTAGTATTGGTGCAGCCAATGGACTGCCAACCTATGAGGATGAAACGCTGCGTGGCGGCGAATTGGGGATCAAAAAGACCTGGCTCAACGGGCAACTTCAAACCAACTTCTCGCTATTCTACAACGAGATAAAGAGCGTTCAGCTGACCCAACCTGTTCTGACGACACCGGGGGCCGGAACCGCAACGACATCCGTTGCTTCCAACCAGGGTGACGCGGAAGTCAAAGGTTTTGAGCTGGAAGTCATCATGCGGCCCGTCGAGCAGTTCACTGTGACGACAACCGCGGCTTATACGGACGCCAAGTTTACACGCGGCTGCGACGAGTTTGAATATACGCTCAATTCCGGTGGCCTGAAACAGCCGGTCGGTCTGGAAGGCCGCCCCAATGATCCGGAATATGCGCTGTGCGACATTAGTGGTCGGCGATTGCCATTGGGTTCCGACTGGCAGTTATCGGCGGCTTTTGACTGGCGCGATGACCTGTCGGACACGATGGAATATTTCATCAACTTCAATATCAGCCATGAATCTTCGAAATTTGTGCAGGTTCATAATCGGGCGAAAACTGGTTCCGCCACGATAGGCGGCGCAAAGCTTGGCATAGGTGGAGAGAATTGGGAAGTAGCGGTCTTTGGCCGTAACCTGTTCGATGAGGATTCGACACCACTGGCGACACGTTGGCTCGATTTCGGCTATGGCTTCGCACCGCGGGATATCCCGTTCGGAGCATTGGCGGCCGCAGGTCAAAGAGCGGATACGAGCGGTCCACGGGCGTTCTTCATTCCCCTTCGCCGTGGTCGCAGCTTTGGAGCTGAAGCAACGTTCAAATTCTAA
- a CDS encoding alpha/beta hydrolase, translating to MGNNHKILTSRREFVAAAAATGLMTSQAIDAKTHASNKEHRTKNAAQTFVLVHGAWHGGWCWRDVRSQLEAQGHKVFTPTLTGLAERAHLLSADIGLDTHITDIMSLIDYYDLKDIVLVGHSYGGMVITAVADAMKDRISKIIYLDAALPKHGETMITQGPERSPEMIAQTRTVLEGLAPDGIGMAAFPPDILGIPKNHPGYEWVAQKLTPHPLKTWLDPIQLHNGGSTGLKRSYIHCTAPVLPNSSFPYHAAQVQADPSWTYHALATGHDAMVTAPDQLFRILTAT from the coding sequence ATGGGCAACAACCACAAAATCCTGACCAGCCGCCGTGAATTTGTCGCCGCAGCGGCAGCAACGGGTCTTATGACTTCACAGGCAATCGACGCCAAGACGCATGCTAGTAACAAAGAGCACAGGACAAAGAATGCTGCTCAGACTTTTGTTCTGGTTCATGGCGCATGGCATGGCGGCTGGTGCTGGCGCGATGTCCGATCGCAGTTGGAAGCGCAGGGGCACAAAGTGTTCACACCGACCCTGACCGGACTCGCGGAACGCGCGCATTTGTTATCGGCAGATATAGGGCTGGATACGCATATCACGGATATTATGTCGCTGATCGACTATTATGATCTGAAAGACATAGTGCTTGTTGGCCACAGCTATGGCGGCATGGTGATTACGGCAGTGGCCGACGCTATGAAGGATCGGATCAGCAAGATCATCTATCTCGATGCGGCCTTACCGAAACATGGTGAGACGATGATCACGCAAGGACCGGAACGCAGCCCAGAAATGATCGCGCAGACCCGAACGGTATTGGAAGGACTGGCACCAGATGGTATCGGCATGGCCGCCTTCCCGCCAGATATTCTCGGGATTCCGAAGAATCATCCCGGCTATGAATGGGTTGCCCAGAAGCTGACACCCCATCCGCTCAAGACATGGTTGGACCCGATCCAACTGCATAATGGCGGGTCAACGGGACTGAAGCGCAGCTACATTCATTGCACCGCGCCGGTCCTGCCCAATAGCAGCTTTCCCTATCACGCGGCGCAGGTACAAGCAGACCCAAGTTGGACATACCATGCGCTGGCCACCGGCCATGACGCGATGGTGACCGCACCGGATCAGCTTTTTCGGATATTGACGGCTACATAG
- a CDS encoding flavin monoamine oxidase family protein, whose translation MKQGSRYSANGRTINRRAFVGGMSASLIACTAPRRTWSKTTADVIVIGAGLAGLHATWQLEQTGLKVILLEGNSRTGGRLYTLDNLPGAPDAGGVQIGAAYKRFNTIADRLDVERYLPESGRGGYLYNVRGQNFLKDEWPSLPQNRLADGEKGTSPDALFFSYMRKLPTLETTADWMSPEITAGDVSLASWLKAQGASDEAMRFMNANLNGRTLEEMSMLHMQRTLSMFGAARKANPGPTRFIRGGSQRMTDAMTNTLNSDIILNAPVSAIEDEGDGVEVTLVDGRKYGARHVICTAPFSTVRNMKIEAALPLAMRNTIRRLPYTKASFVFLRASDAFWKEDGLPEYIWSDDPLIGRVFTLNSDPPLLKIWVNGPAAEALDSMDPQRAAAEIITRIEKIRPSAKGKLSYLDMFSWQKEPFARGIYHHIGTGVGAALASTVQHQGERLHFAGEHMTQNWPGMEGALETAERATSRVLALA comes from the coding sequence ATGAAACAAGGCAGCAGATATTCAGCAAATGGCCGGACAATCAATCGGCGCGCCTTTGTCGGCGGCATGAGCGCATCGCTCATTGCCTGCACGGCACCGCGCCGCACGTGGAGCAAGACCACCGCAGATGTGATTGTCATCGGCGCCGGACTAGCAGGCTTGCACGCAACCTGGCAGCTGGAACAGACCGGACTGAAAGTCATTCTGCTCGAAGGCAATAGTCGAACTGGTGGCCGTTTATATACGTTGGACAACTTGCCCGGAGCGCCTGACGCTGGCGGCGTCCAGATCGGAGCAGCCTATAAGCGCTTCAACACCATTGCAGATCGTTTGGATGTCGAACGCTATCTGCCCGAAAGCGGCCGGGGCGGATATCTTTATAATGTCCGGGGACAGAATTTCCTGAAGGATGAATGGCCAAGTCTGCCGCAAAACAGGCTGGCCGATGGTGAGAAAGGGACAAGCCCGGATGCGCTGTTTTTCTCCTACATGCGAAAACTACCAACGCTTGAAACAACCGCGGACTGGATGTCTCCTGAAATCACTGCGGGTGATGTTTCCCTTGCCAGTTGGCTGAAGGCGCAGGGCGCATCAGATGAAGCGATGCGTTTCATGAATGCCAATCTTAACGGTCGTACGCTTGAGGAAATGTCGATGCTTCATATGCAGCGTACGCTTTCCATGTTCGGTGCCGCCCGCAAGGCCAATCCCGGACCGACCAGATTCATCCGCGGCGGGTCACAGCGCATGACAGACGCGATGACCAATACGCTAAACTCGGACATTATCTTGAACGCGCCGGTATCGGCGATTGAGGATGAAGGAGATGGCGTGGAAGTCACCTTGGTCGACGGTCGGAAATATGGCGCGCGTCATGTGATTTGCACAGCGCCTTTCAGCACGGTCAGAAATATGAAAATCGAAGCCGCCTTGCCGCTCGCCATGCGAAACACTATTCGGCGACTTCCCTATACAAAAGCGAGTTTTGTTTTTCTGCGCGCATCCGATGCCTTCTGGAAAGAGGATGGCCTGCCGGAATATATCTGGAGTGATGATCCGTTGATTGGGCGTGTGTTCACACTGAACAGCGATCCACCGTTGCTCAAGATCTGGGTCAACGGCCCCGCTGCAGAAGCACTTGATTCTATGGACCCACAACGGGCAGCTGCAGAAATAATCACACGCATTGAAAAGATCAGACCATCTGCAAAGGGCAAATTATCCTATCTCGACATGTTCAGCTGGCAAAAAGAGCCTTTTGCGCGCGGCATTTATCATCATATCGGAACAGGTGTCGGTGCTGCGCTGGCCAGCACCGTCCAGCATCAGGGCGAGCGGCTGCACTTTGCAGGTGAGCATATGACACAAAACTGGCCCGGCATGGAAGGCGCACTCGAAACTGCTGAAAGAGCCACATCCAGAGTATTGGCTTTGGCTTAG
- a CDS encoding LolA-like protein: MNRFFQYLVVMAMAVMAVPVGAADDQLDGAAILAMAREAAGGDDWANARTLTLSGHAVFYGPKGHEPRTRASNYRMWRVFDPNRTVAHGADGKVRIIAKNADRLIFEVGYDGETTWTERGITPKAEADKFWASNFGFGIIRQADKPGFVATRLPDDDVGGHALYMVELTDPKGGKTLFGIDQQSHAIRTMGFRTPRGWHLRVYDNFVRLENPRWLQARHVTLYYDGRKSNEVFWTETKVNAKIDSALFAPPSQ; this comes from the coding sequence GTGAACAGATTTTTCCAATATTTGGTTGTGATGGCCATGGCAGTGATGGCGGTTCCTGTCGGGGCAGCGGATGATCAACTGGATGGTGCGGCGATATTGGCTATGGCCCGCGAAGCGGCGGGCGGTGATGATTGGGCGAACGCCCGGACTTTGACCTTGTCCGGTCATGCCGTTTTCTATGGACCCAAAGGTCATGAACCTCGCACCAGGGCCAGCAATTACCGAATGTGGCGTGTCTTTGACCCCAACCGCACTGTCGCTCATGGTGCCGATGGCAAGGTTCGTATCATCGCGAAAAATGCGGACAGGCTGATTTTCGAAGTGGGCTATGATGGAGAAACCACATGGACGGAACGGGGCATCACGCCCAAGGCTGAGGCGGATAAGTTTTGGGCAAGCAATTTTGGTTTCGGGATTATCCGTCAGGCTGACAAGCCCGGCTTTGTCGCCACCCGCTTGCCAGATGATGATGTTGGCGGCCATGCGCTCTACATGGTCGAGCTAACCGATCCAAAGGGTGGCAAAACACTTTTCGGTATTGATCAGCAAAGCCATGCTATTCGCACCATGGGTTTTCGCACGCCAAGGGGCTGGCATTTGCGGGTCTATGACAATTTCGTGCGTCTCGAAAATCCGCGCTGGTTACAGGCGCGCCATGTTACGCTCTATTATGACGGGCGCAAATCCAACGAGGTTTTCTGGACAGAAACCAAGGTCAATGCGAAGATTGATTCAGCGCTGTTTGCACCGCCGTCCCAGTAA
- a CDS encoding nuclear transport factor 2 family protein — protein MTHEDLIDRAKITDHVLKYATGIDWHQWDLYRSIFADEIMLDFSSWSGDPASIMPADDWVAGVRATLEPFDATQHVLTNFVIDLKEDRANCICYMAAHHHLVVDGERQMHSIGGYYVHELERAGEGWLIHKTQLNVTWEMGDRGLFELAARRGGASIA, from the coding sequence ATGACACATGAAGACTTAATCGACCGAGCCAAGATCACCGACCATGTCCTGAAATATGCCACCGGAATCGATTGGCACCAATGGGACTTATATCGCTCCATTTTCGCGGACGAGATCATGCTGGATTTCTCCAGCTGGTCCGGCGATCCCGCGAGTATCATGCCAGCCGATGACTGGGTGGCCGGCGTCCGCGCAACGTTAGAGCCTTTTGACGCCACCCAGCATGTGCTAACCAATTTTGTGATCGACCTGAAGGAAGATCGCGCAAACTGCATCTGTTATATGGCCGCCCATCATCATCTTGTCGTTGATGGTGAGCGGCAGATGCATAGTATTGGTGGCTATTATGTGCATGAGCTGGAACGGGCCGGAGAGGGTTGGCTGATCCACAAAACCCAGCTCAATGTCACTTGGGAAATGGGCGATCGCGGTCTGTTTGAACTGGCCGCCAGGCGCGGCGGCGCATCGATCGCCTGA
- a CDS encoding sugar phosphate isomerase/epimerase family protein, which produces MRDLALHQITMTQGGPIGLVRFAAKASLKKVCLFTATPLDAHDKPMFAIVEPSDKTEFQSLLADNDVSIINAEYFPIMPETDVTGYAAALELAAELGAKRAVTHIHEVDPTRIADQLSALCKMARDLGMEVGLEFTGFAKGCDSLEKAVNLHRTINQPNLKIAIDALHLFRTGGTLEQLKTVDPQSIGYAQICDGPHFRKSDDYIEEAMNRMIPGEGMFPLRAMIDLLGEHVDLDIEVPHYASGSFFDAENWALEAIAASKELLE; this is translated from the coding sequence ATGCGCGACTTAGCTCTCCACCAGATTACCATGACGCAGGGCGGACCAATCGGACTTGTCCGGTTCGCGGCCAAGGCGAGTCTCAAGAAAGTCTGCCTGTTCACCGCAACACCTCTAGACGCACATGATAAGCCGATGTTTGCGATTGTGGAACCATCAGACAAAACAGAATTTCAAAGCCTGCTCGCCGACAATGATGTGTCGATCATCAATGCGGAATATTTCCCGATCATGCCCGAAACCGATGTCACCGGATATGCAGCAGCACTGGAACTGGCTGCTGAGCTTGGTGCAAAACGCGCTGTCACCCATATTCATGAGGTTGATCCGACACGGATTGCCGATCAACTCAGCGCGCTGTGTAAAATGGCCCGTGATTTGGGCATGGAAGTCGGACTGGAATTTACCGGCTTTGCGAAGGGTTGTGACAGCCTCGAAAAAGCGGTGAACCTGCATCGGACCATCAACCAACCCAATCTCAAAATCGCGATTGATGCGCTGCATTTGTTCCGGACAGGCGGCACGCTGGAACAGCTAAAAACCGTTGATCCCCAGAGCATCGGCTATGCTCAAATATGCGATGGCCCGCATTTTCGGAAGTCCGATGATTATATAGAAGAAGCAATGAACCGGATGATACCGGGAGAAGGCATGTTTCCGCTGCGCGCCATGATTGATCTGTTAGGAGAGCATGTCGATCTGGATATTGAAGTACCCCATTATGCGTCAGGATCATTTTTTGACGCCGAAAATTGGGCGCTTGAGGCAATAGCGGCGAGCAAAGAGCTGCTGGAGTGA
- a CDS encoding fatty acid--CoA ligase: MLKEDIVTIADVIRQQAKEQGDGLVFTFEGDQMTYAQLNEGSSRAANGLASLGVKKGDRIAYMGKNSHLYFEILLGAAKIGAVMTPVNWRLAGPEVTYIVNNCQAKILFIGPEFIDLVKQIRPQFEYVETIFCSEQADEEFAGYQEWRNGFPDVDPMVACAPDDDALQLYTSGTTGHPKGAIMTGYSIFGARAKLTDDDLADWQRSQPGETMLLAMPCFHIGGTGSGLGNMYNGGHAIVVREYDPAQALDFIEQYGISKIFMVPAAIQILLNHPRVGEVDFSRLQYITYGASPIPLEMMKQSIDMFGCEFVQMYGMTETSGTIVALPPEDHDPNGNDKMRSVGKPLQGVEVKIIDEEGGALPAREVGEIATRSSFNMKGYWNMAEATAATIDADGWLRTGDAGYFDEDGYLYIHDRVKDMIISGGENIYPAEVENAIYGHPAIADVAVIGVPDEKWGEAVKACVVLKDGAKMDESELIAHARTNIAGFKCPKSVDFIPELPRNPSGKILRRELRAPYWDGKDRAVN, translated from the coding sequence ATGCTGAAAGAAGATATTGTCACCATCGCGGACGTGATCCGGCAACAAGCCAAAGAGCAGGGTGATGGCCTGGTGTTCACATTTGAAGGTGACCAGATGACCTACGCCCAGCTCAATGAGGGCAGCAGCCGGGCCGCCAATGGCTTGGCTTCGCTGGGCGTTAAGAAGGGTGACCGGATTGCCTATATGGGCAAGAATTCGCATCTCTATTTCGAAATATTGCTGGGTGCTGCGAAAATTGGCGCGGTAATGACGCCGGTTAACTGGCGGCTAGCCGGTCCGGAAGTCACTTATATCGTCAATAATTGCCAAGCCAAAATTCTGTTCATCGGACCTGAATTTATCGATCTGGTGAAGCAGATCAGGCCGCAGTTCGAATATGTCGAAACCATCTTTTGCTCGGAACAGGCGGATGAGGAATTTGCCGGTTATCAAGAATGGCGCAACGGGTTTCCCGATGTCGATCCGATGGTAGCCTGTGCACCTGATGACGATGCGTTGCAGCTTTATACATCGGGAACAACCGGCCACCCCAAGGGCGCGATCATGACCGGCTATTCGATTTTCGGAGCGCGGGCCAAGCTGACCGACGATGATTTGGCCGACTGGCAAAGGTCGCAACCGGGGGAGACGATGCTGCTCGCCATGCCCTGTTTCCATATCGGCGGCACCGGGTCGGGTCTCGGCAATATGTATAATGGTGGGCACGCGATCGTTGTGCGGGAATATGATCCGGCGCAAGCGCTAGATTTCATAGAGCAATATGGCATCAGCAAGATCTTCATGGTGCCGGCGGCGATTCAGATATTGCTCAACCATCCCCGTGTTGGTGAGGTCGATTTTTCCAGGCTCCAATATATCACCTATGGTGCTTCGCCTATTCCGCTCGAAATGATGAAGCAGAGCATTGATATGTTCGGCTGCGAATTTGTTCAGATGTACGGGATGACCGAAACATCGGGGACAATAGTCGCGCTGCCGCCGGAGGACCATGATCCGAACGGCAATGACAAGATGCGCTCGGTTGGCAAGCCGCTGCAAGGCGTTGAGGTCAAGATCATCGATGAAGAAGGAGGCGCATTGCCTGCGCGCGAAGTAGGTGAGATTGCCACGCGCTCATCCTTCAATATGAAAGGCTATTGGAACATGGCCGAAGCTACGGCAGCAACCATCGATGCCGATGGTTGGCTGCGTACCGGCGATGCGGGTTATTTCGATGAGGATGGCTATCTCTATATTCATGACCGGGTGAAGGACATGATCATCTCGGGCGGCGAAAATATCTATCCCGCTGAGGTGGAGAATGCGATCTATGGCCATCCCGCCATTGCGGATGTCGCGGTCATTGGCGTGCCTGATGAGAAATGGGGCGAGGCGGTCAAAGCCTGTGTGGTATTGAAAGACGGTGCGAAGATGGACGAGTCAGAGCTGATTGCTCATGCCCGGACCAATATTGCCGGTTTCAAATGTCCGAAGTCTGTCGACTTTATTCCCGAATTGCCGCGCAATCCATCGGGCAAAATTCTGCGCCGCGAATTGCGTGCGCCCTATTGGGATGGAAAAGACCGGGCGGTAAACTAG
- a CDS encoding SDR family NAD(P)-dependent oxidoreductase → MDLGLKGKKVILTGGSRGLGRAALEHFAKEGADVAFFSRNAEQVAAAKSELEAHGGKVFAEAFDMTDAEGYPKWLEKAAGELGGCDIFIHNVSSSGAGATGDWDVTFQTDIIGAVKALEVLEPHLEKSDDGSVIFMSSTAAFETFVAPQAFNAMKAALITYGSQLSQALGPKGIRVNMVSPGPIKFPGGNWSQIEAGMPEFYEMTKAGFALGDFGEADDVARSVVFLASPASSYTTGAHLVIDGGFTKRVQF, encoded by the coding sequence ATGGATTTAGGACTGAAGGGCAAAAAAGTTATTCTTACCGGTGGTAGCCGCGGGCTAGGCCGCGCAGCACTGGAGCATTTCGCCAAAGAGGGTGCGGACGTTGCATTTTTCTCACGCAATGCGGAACAGGTCGCAGCGGCCAAGAGCGAGTTGGAAGCCCATGGCGGCAAAGTATTCGCCGAAGCGTTTGATATGACGGATGCCGAGGGCTACCCCAAATGGTTGGAGAAAGCAGCAGGCGAGCTGGGTGGCTGTGATATCTTCATCCACAATGTCAGCTCTTCCGGTGCGGGCGCGACCGGTGATTGGGATGTCACTTTCCAGACCGACATTATCGGCGCTGTCAAAGCGCTCGAGGTACTCGAACCGCATCTTGAAAAATCAGACGACGGCAGCGTGATCTTCATGTCATCGACCGCAGCATTCGAAACGTTCGTGGCGCCGCAAGCGTTTAACGCGATGAAGGCTGCGCTCATCACCTATGGCAGCCAGCTCAGCCAAGCGCTCGGCCCCAAAGGCATTCGCGTCAACATGGTATCCCCGGGCCCAATTAAATTCCCGGGCGGCAACTGGTCGCAGATCGAAGCTGGCATGCCGGAATTTTATGAAATGACCAAAGCGGGCTTTGCCCTGGGTGATTTCGGTGAAGCTGATGATGTTGCACGCAGCGTGGTCTTCCTCGCCAGCCCGGCATCAAGCTATACCACTGGCGCGCATCTGGTAATTGACGGTGGCTTTACGAAACGCGTGCAGTTTTAA
- a CDS encoding ThuA domain-containing protein, translating to MSETPPERRPDQKPIKCVLVAAGKYHDIDFARLEILKLLAEDDRIRVRVFEDYENLEAIRNADILISYTCDLLPSEAAQKNIQNFVKNGGQYFALHGTNSVLKFLEDGRVDAPDDMPTFVDTLGSRFLSHPPIIPFTVDNAQPDHPLVKDIPSFETVDEQYLVETRAEIDVLLDTEYNGEDDISGFVHSDIKKSRHPVFYIRKMGKGAVLYLTMGHCRGHYDMDPVLDWWPEVDRSGWQQPIIYDLLRRGIKWCCQPAIAKF from the coding sequence ATGAGCGAAACTCCACCAGAACGCAGACCAGACCAGAAACCGATTAAATGCGTGCTGGTCGCCGCTGGCAAATATCACGATATTGATTTTGCCCGGCTTGAAATACTAAAACTGCTTGCCGAGGATGACCGCATCCGCGTGCGGGTTTTTGAAGATTATGAAAATCTCGAAGCAATCAGAAATGCCGATATATTGATCAGCTATACCTGTGATCTGCTGCCCAGCGAAGCAGCGCAAAAGAACATCCAGAACTTTGTCAAAAACGGCGGCCAATATTTTGCGCTGCATGGAACCAACAGCGTCTTGAAATTCCTCGAAGACGGCAGGGTCGATGCACCCGATGACATGCCGACATTTGTCGATACATTGGGCAGCCGGTTTTTGTCCCATCCTCCGATCATCCCGTTCACCGTCGACAACGCGCAACCGGATCATCCGCTGGTTAAGGATATTCCTAGTTTTGAAACGGTCGACGAGCAATATCTGGTTGAAACGCGAGCGGAAATCGATGTGCTGCTCGACACGGAATATAATGGCGAGGACGATATTAGCGGCTTTGTGCACAGCGATATCAAGAAAAGCCGCCACCCGGTCTTCTACATTCGCAAAATGGGCAAAGGCGCCGTGCTCTATCTGACGATGGGGCATTGCCGCGGTCATTATGATATGGATCCAGTCCTCGACTGGTGGCCCGAAGTGGACCGGTCCGGTTGGCAGCAGCCGATTATCTATGATCTGCTGCGCCGCGGCATCAAGTGGTGCTGCCAGCCCGCAATAGCAAAATTCTAG
- a CDS encoding VOC family protein → MSDTPATLAKLGTIMQISYVPEDYDAALDYWTQKMGAGPFFHTEGVQVENVKYRGEPSDIQFSMAIGYWGDVQVELIRPDNDAPSMFKDWRAKGLQGVQHLCIIVDDLAEARQITEDKGGEVIQEVSLPGGVGGAFYADYGGGPGTIIEYLQIPQAGLDGFAAMRQAHLDWDGVTNPVIGKE, encoded by the coding sequence ATGAGCGATACGCCCGCTACTCTCGCCAAGCTCGGTACGATCATGCAGATCAGCTATGTGCCGGAAGATTATGACGCAGCGCTCGATTACTGGACGCAGAAAATGGGTGCCGGCCCATTTTTTCACACCGAAGGCGTGCAAGTTGAAAATGTTAAATATCGCGGCGAGCCTTCCGACATCCAGTTTTCCATGGCGATCGGCTATTGGGGCGATGTGCAGGTCGAGTTGATCCGACCTGACAATGACGCGCCGTCCATGTTCAAGGACTGGCGCGCCAAGGGTCTGCAAGGGGTTCAGCATCTTTGCATCATCGTCGATGATCTGGCCGAAGCACGGCAAATAACCGAAGACAAAGGCGGCGAAGTCATTCAGGAAGTCAGCCTGCCCGGCGGCGTTGGCGGTGCCTTCTATGCCGATTATGGCGGTGGTCCCGGTACAATCATCGAATATTTGCAAATCCCGCAGGCGGGGCTCGACGGCTTTGCAGCCATGCGACAAGCCCATCTCGATTGGGACGGCGTGACCAATCCGGTAATAGGAAAAGAATAG